CCGGCACGATCCGGTCCGGGCGATTATGCAGGATCGCCGGCACGCAGCGCAGATCATAGGCTGGCAACTGATCGCTGAGCGCAGGGATTTCGCGTGCCAGCGCGCCGCAGGCCAGAATCAGCGTCTTCATCTGTTGAGACCGACAATGGTTTTGGCCAGCTCCGCCGTCGTCGCCGCATCCGGCCCGTAAGCCTGCGCCTTGATCGCGTCCGCAAACTCCTGATTGACGGGTGCACCGCCGACCATGACGGGCAAGTCCTTGAGCATGTTGCGCTTTTCAAGATCCTCGATCACCACGCCCATATAGGGCATGGTCGTGGTCAGCAGCGCGCTCATGCCGAGAATATGCGGGTCATGTTTGTCTATCGCTTCGAGGAATTCGTCCAGCGACGTGTTGATGCCAAGATCGAACACGTCGAACCCGGCCCCTTCCAGCATCATGCCGACCAGATTCTTGCCGATATCGTGTATGTCGCCTTTGACTGTACCGATCACGACACGGCCTGTGGAGACCTTGGTATCCGACGCCGCCAATATGGGGCGCAGCAGGTTCATGCCGCCTTTCATCGCATTGGCGGCGCTGAGCACTTCCGGCACGAAGAGAATGCCGTCGGCAAAATCGAGCCCGACGATGCGCATGGCTTCGACCAGCGATTCAGACAGGATCCGGTTGGCATCCCACCCCCGATCAAGCAGGATTTGCGTCCCCTCGGCAATCTCGGGACCCATACCGTCATAGAGGTCGTCCTTCATCTGCTCGACGAGCTCATCGTCGGACAGATCAGCCAGGATCAATTCGGGTTCATCGGACATGGCCGAGCCTCTAGGTCAGAGCAGCCTGAAAGTCGATATAAAAAAAACTTTATATGCTGTGAAAGGGCCGCTATGGAACTGCATGGCGACGAATATGACACCCGAAGAGATCGCGGCACTGGAACCCGTTGAGAGCCCTTGCGTCCTGATTTGTTCGATGGATCGGGAGAGCGGATTCTGCTTTGGCTGTGGCCGCACCACAGACGAGATCGCCTATTGGGGTCTGCGCTCGAAAGAGGAGCGCGACGTCATCATGGCCGAACTTCCCGCCCGCATGCCGGAGTTGAAGGCAAAACTGGAAGAGCGTCGCAAGAAGCGTCGGACCAACAGGCGACGAAAATAAGCGGGTCAGGGCGACACCGATCGTCAATGCTCTGGCTGGATCCCCGCCTTCGCGGGAATGAGCGACGATCAGATCAAGCCTTTTTTTCCCAGCCGCCCTGGCTAGTCTGCTGCCAATAGCTCATCTTGGCGTCTTGATTCTTAAGCGCTTTCCAGCGCGCGCGTTCACGCTGAACGGCGTCTTCGGACCGGCCATCGATCATGACCATAACCCGGCTCGCGCCTTCGACCGATGCCAGCGCCGCACCGTCGATCAGGAAAACGGCATCAAACCCGGACGCCGCCTCGGTTGCATTGGACAGTAGGATGGGCTGCTGATCCGCGCGGCCCCGATCTTCCCGCCCATGAGGCAGAAAGCTCTGATCCTGAAAGGTCCAGAGATAATCATCCCACTCGGCCAGATCCGTGCCGTCCGGAAAGCGCACCAGAGCGCGCCAGCCCTTCGACAATGTTTTGGTCAGCAGGTCCGGCAGCACGCCTTTCAGCGTGCTCGCTTCCAGATGGTAGAACCAGTATTCCGGCTGCGTCACGCCTGAGCCGCGCGCTGCGCGGTCCGCAATGCAGTGCGCTGCGGCGCTCCGGAGCGAGCCGCCAAAGGGCTGTTCACCTAGCCCTCCGCGCCTTCATGATTGTCGGCAATCCAGCGATTGAGCAGGCGCACGCCGAAACCGGTTCCGAAGGTCGTTTCGCGCGGATCGGTCCGACCTGACGGTTTCATCGCCGTCCCGGCCACGTCCAAATGCGCCCACGCCGTATCTTTGGGGACAAAGCGTTTCAGGAATTGCGCCGCCGTGATCGACCCTGCCGCACGCCCACCGATATTCTTCATGTCGGCATTGGGCGAGTTGAGCAGCTTATCATAGGAAGTGTGTAACGGCAGACGCCAGAGCTTGTCCGTGCTGGCCTCTCCCGCCAGAGTGAGCTGTTCCGCCAGGCCGTCATCATTGGAAAACAGACCGGCATATTCATTGCCAAGACCGATAATGATGGCCCCAGTCAGGGTCGCCAGATCGACACAGGCTGCGGGTTTGAAACGCTCAATACTGTAATGCAGCGCATCGCAAAGAACGAGACGGCCTTCCGCGTCCGTATTCTGCACTTCGATCGTCTGACCGGACATGGAAGTGACGATATCGCCCGGATTTTGCGCACGCCCATCCGGCATGTTCTCGACCAGCCCGACAACGCCGATAACGTTCGCCTTGGCCTTGCGTTTGGCCAGCGTCATCATCGTCCCGACGACAGCCGCAGAACCGCCCATATCGCCTTTCATGTCCCACATATTGGGACCGGGCTTCAGACTGATACCCCCGGCATCGAAGGTCAGGCCCTTGCCGACCAGCAGGGCAGGTGCCGCATCGTCAGCGCCGTGCATATGCTTCAGAATGACGAGGAAGCTTTCCCGCTCCGAGCCCTTGCCGACACCGAGCAGCGCTTCCATGCCCAGTTCTTCCATCTGGGCTTCGTCCAGCACTTCGACTTCAAGGCCAAAGGCTTCCAGC
This genomic window from Algimonas porphyrae contains:
- a CDS encoding DUF1289 domain-containing protein: MATNMTPEEIAALEPVESPCVLICSMDRESGFCFGCGRTTDEIAYWGLRSKEERDVIMAELPARMPELKAKLEERRKKRRTNRRRK
- a CDS encoding leucyl aminopeptidase, whose product is MNKNSAELTETVSVSFVKDEAASSGAALIIADHGANVGYDRLYPDAGLDAVAAATGFKGKPKQKFSTFVSRGDGAVQLFVRARGDAETFDYELAVAETAKAMKGSGVTELTIHLGGSDATADDAARAALGARLATYIFNRRKSKATLPKVKPLDTVRIATDDPEAAQAAYDNYYGPIGDGMVFARDLVNEPPNMLYPETYKNRLTELEAFGLEVEVLDEAQMEELGMEALLGVGKGSERESFLVILKHMHGADDAAPALLVGKGLTFDAGGISLKPGPNMWDMKGDMGGSAAVVGTMMTLAKRKAKANVIGVVGLVENMPDGRAQNPGDIVTSMSGQTIEVQNTDAEGRLVLCDALHYSIERFKPAACVDLATLTGAIIIGLGNEYAGLFSNDDGLAEQLTLAGEASTDKLWRLPLHTSYDKLLNSPNADMKNIGGRAAGSITAAQFLKRFVPKDTAWAHLDVAGTAMKPSGRTDPRETTFGTGFGVRLLNRWIADNHEGAEG
- a CDS encoding corrinoid protein; this encodes MSDEPELILADLSDDELVEQMKDDLYDGMGPEIAEGTQILLDRGWDANRILSESLVEAMRIVGLDFADGILFVPEVLSAANAMKGGMNLLRPILAASDTKVSTGRVVIGTVKGDIHDIGKNLVGMMLEGAGFDVFDLGINTSLDEFLEAIDKHDPHILGMSALLTTTMPYMGVVIEDLEKRNMLKDLPVMVGGAPVNQEFADAIKAQAYGPDAATTAELAKTIVGLNR
- a CDS encoding DNA polymerase III subunit chi; translated protein: MTQPEYWFYHLEASTLKGVLPDLLTKTLSKGWRALVRFPDGTDLAEWDDYLWTFQDQSFLPHGREDRGRADQQPILLSNATEAASGFDAVFLIDGAALASVEGASRVMVMIDGRSEDAVQRERARWKALKNQDAKMSYWQQTSQGGWEKKA